The Cystobacter fuscus DSM 2262 sequence CAGCCTGGAGGAGCGGGACATCCGCTACGGCATGGGCTGCGAGCGGCTGGAGGACCTGGGGGACCAGGTCCAGGTCACCTTCAGCAATGGGCAGGTGGAGGGCTTCGATCTGGTCATCGGTGCCGACGGCGTCTCCTCCACCGTGCGGAGCTTCGTCGACCCGGGCATGATCCCCTACGACACCGGGCTGGTGGCGAGCCGGGGCGTGGTGGCCTTCCGCTCGCCGCTGCTGCATTCCGACCGGTGCCAGATCTTCACCTCCACGCACTCCCGGGTGGTCACCTATCCGCTCAACGAGGCCACCTCGCTGCGCTACTGGTTCGCCGCCTACCAGCATCGCAATCAGCCGCTGCTCGACCGCGCGGGCCTGCTGGAGCTGTTCGCCGCCCTGCCGGAGGAGCTGCTGCGGATGATCGGGGCGACCGAGGAGAAGGAGATCCTCACCCACAAGCTCAAGGCCTTGACGGGTGAGGGCCACTGGTTCCGGGGACGGGTCGTGATGCTCGGCGACAGCATCCACGCGATGCTGCCGACGCTGGGCTATGGATTGACGCTCGGACTGGAGAACGGCTTCATGCTGGCCCAGGCGTTGGTCGGCCACTGCGACAAAAGCCTGGAGTCCGCCCTGAAACGCTACGAGCTGCGCGCGGCCCAGCGCTCGCGTGACATGCTGAAGGTGATGCGGGACATGACGGACCTGTATTACTTCGAGCGCGAAGGCGAGGTCAGCAAGGCGCGGCTCACCCCCATCGTCCAGCGCTTCCACCACCTCGCGCAGAGCACGGTGTTCTAGGCAAGGGCCATGACTGAACATCTTCGAGACGCGGTCCGCTCCTTCGTCAATGATTTCGTGAGGCCCCACGTGGCGGAGTGGGAGCGCGACGGGGCCTATCCGATGGAGTTGCACCGGCGGGCCGGCGAGGCCGGTCTGCTGGCATTGGGGCACTCGCCAGAGCGGCTTCCGGAGGATCCCGCGGCGCTGGCGGTGCTGGTGGAGCAACTGACCCTGGGAGGCTCGCAGGGCATCACCATGGGGCTGGCCTCGCATTTCGTCAGCCTGAAGGCGGTGCAGGGCGGCGATCCCCAGGTGGCGGCCCGTGTGGTTCCCGCCGTGCTCAAGGGGGAGCGGAGCATCGTCCTGGCGCTCACCGAGCCCCAGGCGGGCTCGGATCTCCGGGCGCTCCAGTGCCGGGCGGACTTCATCGACGGCGAGTACCGGCTCACGGGCGACAAGGCCTTCATCTGCAATGGCTCCCGCGCGGATTGGCTCCTGGTGGGCGCGCTCCTCGAGGGCAAGCTGGAGTTGTTCCTGGTGGACGGCGACGCGGCGGGGTCTCGCGGTACGCGTCAGGCCTGCCTCGGCTGGCGCTGCCTGCCCCTGGCGGATTTTCGCTTCGAGCGGACGGTCGCGCGTCGTCTGACCCAGGGCAATGGGGTGGGGCGGCTCTTGCAGCAATGCCTGCAACAGGAGCGGTTGAACCTGGCGGTGATGGCGATGGCCTCGGCGGAGCTGGCCCTGCGCGCGGCCATCGAGCACTGCCGCGGGCGCCAGGTGGGTGGAGAGGCGTTGCTGGACAAGTCCGTCATCCGTCAGCGGCTCGCGGAGCGGCACTCGGAGCTGAGTCTGGTGCGCGTGTATGTCGAGCAGGCGGTGCGCTGGCAGGCCGCCGGCGAGCTGAGCGCGACCCAGGCCGCCATCGCGAAGAACACGGCCGTGGACGTGCTCGAGCGCATTGCCCACGACGCCGTGCAGGTGCATGGCGCGCACGGCTGCGTGGAGCCCTCGGTGGTCGAGCGCATCTACCGCGATGCGCGGCTGCTCGGCATCGGTGGGGGCGCCCGGGAAGTCATGTTGGAAATCATTGGAAGGTCTTTGTGACGGGTCACACCATGACAATCATCAGTGAGCACGCCCAGGCACACTCGCGGGCGCTGCTGGAGCATGCGTACCAACGCTACTGCGGCCTGCGTCTGATCGAGCAGCGTCCCGGCTTCTGTCAGTGCCAGCTGCGGGTGACGGAGGCGATCGACAACCTCAGCCATACCCTGCATGGCGGGGTGCTGTATTCCATGCTCGACGTGGTGAGCATGCTGGCCACCTTGCCGATGCTCGGGCCGGACGAGTACGCGCTGACCAACAGCTTCAACAGCATGATGATGTCGGCCACGCCGCTGGGCACCGAGGTGCTGTTCGAAGCCGAGGTCGTGCGCTCCGGGCGCAACCTCATCTTCACGCACAGCCAGGCCTGGAAGCTCGTCGAGGACGGCAAGCGGGTCCAGGTCGCGTCCGCCCAGTTGAGCAAGTTCCGCATGCGCTACGACTGGAAGGCCGACGCGGCCAAGACGGGCTGACTCGTTGATGGCCTCGGGAGTCCGTGCCGGGCTCGTCCCTCAGGCGTCCTGGTTGCTGTTGACCGCCGCGAGGACGTAGGTGATGCCCGCGGTGATGGTCCTGTGGACGGCCCCAGACAGGATCCAGGGAGCAAGGCCTCCTGTGCTCCTTTGCTATCGTGACGGGGAGGAGAACACCCCATGTCACGCCTGATCTGCGTCTCGCGCGAGCCTGAAGGACTCATGGGGCTCGTGCTTCCCGAGGAGGAGGGCGCGAGCCGTCTGCTCCGGGTCCCGCTGGAGCAGCTCTCCGGACCCGGTGCCGCGGAGCGTGCGTCCCTGCGGGCGTCCTGGGAGCACCTGGGCCGGGCGCGTGGCGCGACCGTGGACACGCTCACCCATGTGCTCCGCGTGCTGCTGCACACCGTGGCCGGTGAGCCGGGCCCCGCGCCATCGCTGGCCCACCCCTGGTTGGAGTCTCCTCCCGCGCCGCACCGGAGGACCGCCGCCCACCCCCGGGGCTATCGGGGCACCATCCATCAGCCGCCCAAGCGCGCCTCTCCAGAGGTGCTCGACGTCCGTCCCTACCTGCTCCATCGCGCGACGGTCCGGGCCCTGCTCGAGTCCTTGCGCCCCCATGTGGACGAGGCGCTCCAACGCCTCGGGGACGAGGGTTTGTCGCTTGAGCGCCTGGCACTCGTGCGTCAGGCGTTGCTGGCTGCCGGGCGCGCCGAGGTGGCCCTGGCCTGGCGCCACGGAGTCCTCGAGGAGCGCGGCGCCGAGCTGCCCGCGTCCCTCGTCCGGCTGGGTTGTCTCCTGACTCCAGGCGTGCCGGCCGACTTCGGCCGACTGCTCGCGCTCCGGGGACGGCTGGCGCTCGACACGCATCCGGAGGTGATGATCCTCGCGGCGCGGTTGTTGGCCGAATGGGGACCGGAGAAGGGTTTGGGCTGGCTGGAAGTCGCGGCGTCGCTCGTGCCCGAGTCCCAGACGGCCCTGCTCGCGGCCCTCTTCCAGGCGAAGACGTCCCCGTTCGATGCCAGCCTTTATGACCCGCGCATCGAGGCGTTCGCGTCCCTCCGGGCCGATTGGCGGGTGGACTACCTGCGTGGGCTCGCGTCGGGTCTCTCCAGTGACTTCCTGCTGAGTGGCCTGCGTCTCTTGGATGCCCTCGGCATGTCCAGGGAGGGATTGCCCCGCGTGCTTCCCAGGTCGAGTGGTCCCGTCCCGGAAGAGTGCCTCCTGGACCTCTTCGACTTCGTGGCGTCGAAGCTGTCCGGCGCCTACCTCCCGGTTTGTTTGTGGGAGCTGTGTGGAGCGCTTCCGGGTTTCGCCGAGCTCCTCGTCGCCACACCGTGGAGGGCCCTGAGCGCGGAGGCCGCCTGGCATCTGGCGTATGAGCTCTCTTGTCTCTGGGACCCGGGTGAGGAGCGCCCTCGGGAGTGGGCGGCCATCCGTCGGTTGCATCCGCGGCTGTTGCGGTTGTTGGAGCGGATTCCGGCGAGTCACCAGCAGCGCGCCGTCGAGATGGTGTTCAAGGTGCTGGGAAGACGGGGCGCGAAGTGGTCGGGTCCCGACTGGCTGGAGTCCACCACGTTCCGCCTGGTCGAACGTCTCTGTGGGCCCTCGTTCGCGACAGTCGACCGCTTCGTCTCGGTGCTCGAGCCCCTGTTGCACCACTCCCTGCCCGAGGTGCGTGAGCGGCTCTCGCGTGTCTCTGACCGGAGCCTGCTGCGCTTCGAGGAGGGCTGTTCGCGCGGAGACCTCGTGGGCCTGGTGGGCGAGGGGATGCGGCTGCTGGTCGCCCGCCACGCGTCGCTGGTGCTCGATGCCTTGGAGTCCTGCACCGAGACCCTGGTGCGCACGGCGCAGCTGCTGGGCACGCCGCACAAGGAGGCCCAGGCCGCGCTGCTGGAAGACTTCGCCCGGCATCCATGGGTCCGAGAGGATCCCTTCCAGTGGCCACCCGGAGTGCTCGCCGCCAGCCTGCGTGAGCACTGCGTGGACGGGGTGGAGAGCCCCCTGCCCAGGAAGGCCCGGCTCGCGTGGGAGGCGGGTGAGGCGCTGACGCCGGTACAGACGGAGCGGGCCTTGCGCCTCGCCGCGACGCAACTGCCCCGGCTGCGGCTCCAGGTGCTGGCGCGCGGCGTGCTCGAGTTCCTGCGAGGCAACCTGGAGGCCGACGTGGGCGACACGCGCGTGCGGCATGCCCTGCAGATGGCGCGCCTCGTGGAGGGCGGCAACCGGCGGGGGCTGCGCAGGCTGTTGAACCACTACTTCGCGGGCGAGCGCGACTTCATCGTCCACCACCCCGAGTCCCGGTCCTGGTTCGCGCGCCATCCCCGGGTGAAGCCGGAGACCTGGCTCACCGGTCCGGTGCTGTGCCGGGAGGTGCCGGGCTTCGGGCGCGTCACCCTGGCCCTGGAGCGCGATGCGTTGGAGGTGCTCCGCATGGGCACCTACGTGGGGAGCTGCTTCGGCCTCAATGGCCTCTACGCGGAGTCCGCGGCCGCCGTGGCGCTCGACGTCAACAAGCGTGTCCTCTACGCCCGGGACTCGCGGGGAAGCGTCCTCGCGCGGCAACTCCTCGCCATCTCCAAGGACGACCTCCTGGTGCCGTTCTTCGTCTACCCGAAGAGCGCGGCCCCCGCGCTCCAGGCCCTCTTCCTCGACTATGATCTGGCCTTCGCCGAGGCGCTGGGGCTGCCCTTGAACGACGGGGACGGGGATCCAGAGGTGGAGTTCGTGCTGTCCTCGTCCTTCTGGCACGACGGCGCGTGGGACTTCACGACTCCCGACGACGAAATGGCTCCCCCGTCGAGCCCGGAGCCCGTTTCACATCCGTGACCCGCGTGGATCACTGCTAGGGTCGGGCGCGTGATGTCGTTCTTCTCGCGCTTCTTCCGCTTCCTGCGTTCCAGCTTCGTCGGCATCCTGGCCACGGTGGCCGACTTCGCCGTGCTGGAGATCTGCGTGCGGCTGCTGCACGTCGAGCCCTCCACCGCGAAGATCTTCTCCTTCCTGGTGGGGCTCTCGGTCCAGTTCTTCGGCAACCGCACGTTCGCCTTCCACGCCACCGGCGGCAGCCTGCGCCGCCAGGCCCTGTTGTTCTGCGCCGTCGAGTCGATCACCCTCACGCTCAACTGGCTGCTCTTCCGCTTCCTGATCAGGTCGCTGCACCTGCCCCTCGAGCTGGCCAACCTCATCGTGACGTTCGTCATCTACGTGGGCTTCAGCTACCCCGCGTGGCGGATCGTCTTCCGCGTGTCCAAGACCCATGGGCAGGAGCCGGGCGGGCCCGGGGCACCTTCCGGCGCCGCGTGAGGCCCGCCGGGCCGCCGCGTTCAGGACGCGCTGTCGGCCTGTGCGCGTCGTCGGGCGCGTGCCGGCTCGAGCATCAGGGACGTCTGGGGCTCGCGCCCCGTCAGCCGCTCCAGGAACGTGCCCAGTTGCGAGGCGCGCTCCATGTGGGTGGAGCGCAGGGTGCGCATGCGCTCGGGGCACACGCGCAGCAGCCGGGCCATGGCGGGCCCCGCTGGGCTGATGCCCGTGGCCTGCGCCAGCAGGTTGAGCATGGCGTCCGGGTCCGTCTCGTACACGCCGATCTCCTGCTCCTGGATGTAGGCGGGATGGGCGTCCTCGCTGCCCGGGATGATGTGGAAGAGCATGAACGGGCCGCAGCGCGTCTCCATCAGCTCGTGCATGGACGCGGGCGCCAGGCTGCCGAGCACGGGCACGTCCGCCAGCGCCATCAGCCGCGCCATCAGCGAGGCGTTGACGAAGCCGAAGAGCGCGACGCGCGGCTGGCCCTGGACCCGGGCCTTCAAGGCGTCATGGAAGCGCTCGTTGCGCCCACACACCACCATCACGTTGAGGCGCTCCATCAGCGCGGGCGTGCGCAGCAGCCGCTCCAGCACGGGCATCGTCTTGCTCGTCCAGGCGGAGCCCCCGAGGAACAGCAGCGTCGGGCGCGAGGGATCCACGCCCTCGAGCTGGGGGTGCTCGGCGCGCAGCGCTTCCAGCAGGGCGCGGCGGCGCGTCTCCGACAGCCGGCCCCGCGTGCCCATCTCCCGGCCCATCTCCAGGAAGGGGGCCTTGGGGATGAACCCGGACAGGTGCACGCGCGAGAGCGGATAGTGACCGCGCACCCGGAGCCGCTCGCGCACCTGGGGCACCATCACGATGAGGGCATCGAGCCGGTAGGCCTCCTGCGACGGGGCG is a genomic window containing:
- a CDS encoding FAD-dependent monooxygenase, with the protein product MRIAIIGAGLNGLACAIMLKRFGLECTVFERGQGPRDSGTGIYVWPQAMQVLRFVLKNRDFLGRGQAIEFLDTHDKQGRLIHSQPVRPEGLGIPAPAMMFLRTELFRLLAASLEERDIRYGMGCERLEDLGDQVQVTFSNGQVEGFDLVIGADGVSSTVRSFVDPGMIPYDTGLVASRGVVAFRSPLLHSDRCQIFTSTHSRVVTYPLNEATSLRYWFAAYQHRNQPLLDRAGLLELFAALPEELLRMIGATEEKEILTHKLKALTGEGHWFRGRVVMLGDSIHAMLPTLGYGLTLGLENGFMLAQALVGHCDKSLESALKRYELRAAQRSRDMLKVMRDMTDLYYFEREGEVSKARLTPIVQRFHHLAQSTVF
- a CDS encoding acyl-CoA dehydrogenase family protein gives rise to the protein MTEHLRDAVRSFVNDFVRPHVAEWERDGAYPMELHRRAGEAGLLALGHSPERLPEDPAALAVLVEQLTLGGSQGITMGLASHFVSLKAVQGGDPQVAARVVPAVLKGERSIVLALTEPQAGSDLRALQCRADFIDGEYRLTGDKAFICNGSRADWLLVGALLEGKLELFLVDGDAAGSRGTRQACLGWRCLPLADFRFERTVARRLTQGNGVGRLLQQCLQQERLNLAVMAMASAELALRAAIEHCRGRQVGGEALLDKSVIRQRLAERHSELSLVRVYVEQAVRWQAAGELSATQAAIAKNTAVDVLERIAHDAVQVHGAHGCVEPSVVERIYRDARLLGIGGGAREVMLEIIGRSL
- a CDS encoding PaaI family thioesterase gives rise to the protein MTIISEHAQAHSRALLEHAYQRYCGLRLIEQRPGFCQCQLRVTEAIDNLSHTLHGGVLYSMLDVVSMLATLPMLGPDEYALTNSFNSMMMSATPLGTEVLFEAEVVRSGRNLIFTHSQAWKLVEDGKRVQVASAQLSKFRMRYDWKADAAKTG
- a CDS encoding GtrA family protein; translated protein: MSFFSRFFRFLRSSFVGILATVADFAVLEICVRLLHVEPSTAKIFSFLVGLSVQFFGNRTFAFHATGGSLRRQALLFCAVESITLTLNWLLFRFLIRSLHLPLELANLIVTFVIYVGFSYPAWRIVFRVSKTHGQEPGGPGAPSGAA
- a CDS encoding UDP-N-acetylglucosamine--LPS N-acetylglucosamine transferase, giving the protein MKRILLATMPVGGGHTALRDSLRTALASLDPGNRDYELLSFDSQDTRVSGFYDFCIHRAPWIQALLFSLGHARGALTPTVLLNPQLEAEARQALEQHRPDLVISTHFLQSAMFVRARRQLGLDMPIVSAIPDYGEPTEIFAPSQEAYRLDALIVMVPQVRERLRVRGHYPLSRVHLSGFIPKAPFLEMGREMGTRGRLSETRRRALLEALRAEHPQLEGVDPSRPTLLFLGGSAWTSKTMPVLERLLRTPALMERLNVMVVCGRNERFHDALKARVQGQPRVALFGFVNASLMARLMALADVPVLGSLAPASMHELMETRCGPFMLFHIIPGSEDAHPAYIQEQEIGVYETDPDAMLNLLAQATGISPAGPAMARLLRVCPERMRTLRSTHMERASQLGTFLERLTGREPQTSLMLEPARARRRAQADSAS